Part of the Streptomyces sp. f51 genome is shown below.
GTGCCTGGGACGTCACCATCCGGGACGGCTTCGGCCAGACGGAGACCGCCGTCCAGGTGTCCAACAGCCCAGGACAGCAGCTCAAGACCGGCTCCATGGGCCGCCCGAGCCCCGGCTTCCGCGTCGAACTGCTCGACCCGGTCTCGGGTGCGCCCGGCGCCTCGGAGGGCGAGATCTGCCTCGACCTGTCCGAACGCCCGGTGGGCCTGATGACCGGCTACCACGGCGACCCCGACCGGACGGCCGAGGCGATGGCGGGCGGCTACTACCGCACCGGGGACATCGGCTCGCGCGACGACGACGGCTACATCACCTACGTGGGCCGCGCCGACGACGTGTTCAAGGCATCCGACTACAAGATCTCGCCCTTCGAGCTGGAGAGCGCGCTCCTGGAGCACGAGGCGGTCGCCGAGGCCGCCGTGGTCCCTGCCCCGGACGAGCTGCGCCTCGCCGTCCCGAAGGCCTACGTCGTCCTCGCCGCCGGGTACGAGCCGGGACCCGACACCGCCAAGATCCTCTTCGAGCACGCGCGCTCGGTCCTCTCGCCGTACAAGCGCATCCGCCGGCTGGAGTTCGGCGAGCTGCCCAAGACCGTCTCCGGCAAGATCCGCCGGATCGAGCTGCGCGAGGCCACAGCCGCCGGCTCGGACGCCGAGTACCGTGAGGAGGACTTCCGGTGAGTGAACTGTCGTACGCGCACGGGACGGGCGGCACGGCGCTGCTCGGCGACACCATCGGGGCCAACCTCGACCGGGCCGTCGCCGCCTGGCCGGAGCGGGAGGCACTGGTCGACGTGCCCTCGGGCCGGCGCTGGACCTACGCGCAATTCGGTGCCGCCGTGGACGAGTTGGCGTGCGCGCTGCTCGCCTCCGGCGTCGCCAGGGGCGACCGGGTGGGCATCTGGGCGGTCAACTGCCCGGAGTGGGTGCTCGTCCAGTACGCCACCGCCCGTGTCGGCGCGGTCATGGTGAACATCAACCCGGCCTACCGCACCCACGAGGTCGAGTACGTCCTGAACCAGGCCGGGATCTCGCTGCTCTTCGCCTCCCTGAGCCACAAGAGCAGTGACTACCGGGCGATGGTCGAGGAAGTCCGCGGCAGATGCCCGGCGTTGAGGGAGACCGTCTACATCGGCGACCCGGGCTGGGACGCGCTGCTCAGGCGCGGAACCCCCGATCTGTCCGAGGAGTTGCGGGCCCGGGGGAGCGAACTGTCCTGCGACGACCCGATCAACATCCAGTACACCTCGGGCACGACGGGCTTCCCCAAGGGGGCCACGCTCTCCCACCACAACATCCTCAACAACGGCTATTTCGTGGGTGAGTTGATCGCCTACTCGGAACAGGACCGGGTCTGCGTCCCGGTGCCGTTCTACCACTGCTTCGGCATGGTGATGGGAAACCTGGCCGCCACCTCGCACGGCGCGTGCATCGTCGTCCCGGCCCCGTCGTTCGACCCGGCGGCGACGCTCGGGGCCGTGCAGCAGGAGCGGTGCACCTCGCTCTACGGCGTGCCCACCATGTTCATCGCGGAGCTGAACCTCCCCGACTTCGCGTCGTACGACCTGTCCACCCTGCGCACCGGCATCATGGCGGGCTCGCCCTGCCCGGTCGAGGTGATGAAACGGGTGGTCGCCGAGATGCACATGGAGGAGGTCTCCATCTGTTACGGCATGACGGAGACCTCGCCCGTCTCGCTCCAGACCCGCCGGGACGACGACCTCGAACACCGCACGGGCACCGTCGGCCGGGTCCTGCCGCACCTGGAGGTGAAGGTCGTCGACCCGGTGGACGGGGTGACCGTGCCGCGCGGCACCGCCGGGGAGCTGTGCACCCGCGGATACAGCGTGATGCTCGGCTACTGGAACGAGCCGGAGAAGACCGCCGAGGCCGTCGACGCGGGACGGTGGATGCACACGGGCGACCTGGCCGTGATGCGCGAGGACGGCTACGTCGAGATCGTCGGCCGCATCAAGGACATGATCATCCGGGGCGGCGAGAACATCTACCCGCGCGAGATCGAGGAGTTCCTCTACGCCCATCCGAAGATCGCCGACGTCCAGGTGGTCGGCGTCCCGCACGAGCGCTACGGCGAGGAGGTGCTCGCCTGCGTCATCCCGCGCGATCCGGCGGACCCGCTCACGCTGGACGAGCTGCGCGCCTTCTGCGAGGGCAGGCTCGCCCACTACAAGATCCCGAGCAGGCTGCGGATCCTGGAGACCTTCCCGATGACGGTCTCGGGGAAGGTGCGGAAGATCGAACTGCGGGAGACCTACGCGGAGTAGGCGCCCGAGGAGCCGCCGGCCGGTGGCCGGTCCGTGACGGCGACGAGGTCGTCGGCGGGGGCGTTCACCGGCTGGGGGGTTCCGGTGAGGTCCAGTACGAAGAGGGGGACGCCGAGGGTGTCGGCGCGGGCGCGGGCGTCCTCGGCGTAGCCGGCCAGCGAGAAGAACACGCACTGCGACGACTCGGTCATGGCGGTCAGCCACAGACACTCCACGTCCCGCAGCGAGGCCGGGCGCACGGTGGGGTCCACCTGCGCCAGGATGCCGCGCGCGGCGAGCCCGATCCCGGACGGGGGCCGCTGGTCCGCGCGCCGGATGTCCCGGTAGCCGAGCCAGCCCAGATAGAGCGCGGCGGCGGTGACGGCGTCGCGCGCGGTCCGGATGACGACAGGCCGAAACGCGGGCCTCCGGCCGTTCCCACCAGCCCACGGCCCCACCCGCGCCCCCGGCTCACCCCCGCCGTGGCCCTGCCCGCCCCGCCCGCCCGGCCCTTGCTCGCCCCGGCCGCCGGCTTCCAGCTCGCGCCGACTCTCCGGGCCCTGCCCGGGCGGGTTGTGCGAGGCGTGCTCGGCCCGGCCGTCGGGCCCCTGCTCGGCCTGGCTGTCCGGCTCCTGGTCGGGCCAGCCGTCGGGCACCCGTTCGGGCCGACTCTCCGGGCCCTGCCCGGGCGGGTTGTGCGAGGCGTGCTCGGCCCGGCCGTCGGGCCCCTGCTCGGGCCAGCCGTCGGGCCCCCGTTCGGGCCGACCCTCCGGGCCCTGCCCGGGCGGGTTGTTCGAGGCATGCTCGGCTCCGCTGGCCGGGTCCTGCCCGCGTGCGCTGTCCGGGTCGGGCCAGGCTCCGCCGTCCGGGCTCTGCTCACGTTCGCCCCCTGGGCCCTGCCCGTGGGCACGGTTCGGCCCGCCCTCCGGGCTGCGCCCGGGCCGTCCGTGCGCGTCCGGCTCGGATCCGCCGTCCGCGCCCGGGCCACGTTCACCTTGCGGGCCCCGCCCGCGTGCACCGTCAGGTCCCCGCTCGGGGGTGGCACGGTCCGGGGGTGGGCGTAGGGGGAGGCGCAGGGTCGTGCCGCAGGGGCAGCCCAGTTCCGGGTGCGGCCACTGGGTCTCGCGGCCGCAGGCACCGCACCGGACCGCCGTCCATTCGTCGTCCCACGCCCGGTGGGTGACGGGCATCGGCTCCGCGAGCCCGTCGAGCGGGGCCGCCACGGGCGCTCCGCACACACAGGGATAGGCCGGCGCCGCGTACAGGTGCTCGCGGCGGCAGGCCGGACACCGCACCGGCACGCTCTCGGCCATGGCCCACTCCAGAGACTCACGTTCGGACAGCGCGTCCATAGTCCTCCTCCGGGCGCCCCGCGACAGCGAAACGCCACGAAGCGCGGGGGCGCGGTCCCGCGCGCCCCCGCCCTTGACGCTCCCTGCCCCGCCCCCTAGATTACTTCCAGATAGTAGAAGTTAGTTTCCGCATTGCGGAATAAGGACCGGAATCCACGCCTCTCCGCGGGGCGCGACGGGAGCGCGGATCCGGCGGCCGAAGCAGGAGAACCCCATGGCTCGTATGACCGCTGCCCGCGCGGCAGTCGAGATCCTCAAGCGCGAGGGCGTCGCCGACGCCTTCGGCGTTCCGGGCGCGGCGATCAACCCCTTCTACGCGGCGCTCAAGGCGTCCGGCGGAATCACCCACACCCTCGCCCGCCATGTCGAGGGTGCCTCGCACATGGCCGAGGGCTACACCCGGACGCATCCCGGCAACATCGGTGTCTGCGTCGGCACTTCGGGCCCGGCCGGAACCGACATGATCACCGGCCTGTACTCCGCGAGCGGCGACTCGATCCCGATCCTGTGCATCACCGGCCAGGCGCCGACCGCGGTGATCCACAAGGAGGACTTCCAGGCCGTCGACATCGCCTCCATCGCACGCCCCGTCACCAAGGCGGCCACCACCGTGCTGGAGGCCGCGCAGGTCCCCGGCGTCCTCCAGCAGGCCTTCCACCTCATGCGCTCCGGTCGCCCCGGGCCCGTCCTGGTCGACCTGCCCATCGACGTCCAGCTCACCGAGATCGAGTTCGACCCGGAGACGTACGAACCGCTCAAGCCGTACAAGCCCGCCGCGACCCGCGC
Proteins encoded:
- a CDS encoding AMP-binding protein, with amino-acid sequence MSELSYAHGTGGTALLGDTIGANLDRAVAAWPEREALVDVPSGRRWTYAQFGAAVDELACALLASGVARGDRVGIWAVNCPEWVLVQYATARVGAVMVNINPAYRTHEVEYVLNQAGISLLFASLSHKSSDYRAMVEEVRGRCPALRETVYIGDPGWDALLRRGTPDLSEELRARGSELSCDDPINIQYTSGTTGFPKGATLSHHNILNNGYFVGELIAYSEQDRVCVPVPFYHCFGMVMGNLAATSHGACIVVPAPSFDPAATLGAVQQERCTSLYGVPTMFIAELNLPDFASYDLSTLRTGIMAGSPCPVEVMKRVVAEMHMEEVSICYGMTETSPVSLQTRRDDDLEHRTGTVGRVLPHLEVKVVDPVDGVTVPRGTAGELCTRGYSVMLGYWNEPEKTAEAVDAGRWMHTGDLAVMREDGYVEIVGRIKDMIIRGGENIYPREIEEFLYAHPKIADVQVVGVPHERYGEEVLACVIPRDPADPLTLDELRAFCEGRLAHYKIPSRLRILETFPMTVSGKVRKIELRETYAE